One stretch of Ptiloglossa arizonensis isolate GNS036 chromosome 7, iyPtiAriz1_principal, whole genome shotgun sequence DNA includes these proteins:
- the LOC143149188 gene encoding uncharacterized protein LOC143149188: MRVLVCLMLISAAFAEEKAAVQKRGLSHGLGLGGWSGLGGVGWSGLGLGADLGHASVAVVQEKAVAVPVPVPQPIPVAVDRPVPVKVPVAVPQPVPVAVPVPRPYPVIQTQTVHVPVDRPVPVSVPVKVPVPVPAPYPVQVSVPHPVPVPVPQPVPVAVPQPVLVKETVPVVVSGHGLGGGLLSGLGGLGHGLGH; this comes from the exons ATGAGGGTCTTG GTATGCTTGATGCTGATCTCCGCGGCGTTCGCCGAAGAAAAAGCAGCGGTCCAAAAACGTGGTCTCTCCCACGGTCTGGGCTTGGGTGGATGGAGCGGACTTGGTGGAGTGGGATGGAGCGGATTGGGTTTAGGCGCTGATTTGGGACACGCCAGCGTCGCGGTCGTCCAGGAAAAGGCTGTCGCGGTTCCAGTTCCGGTCCCGCAACCGATCCCAGTCGCCGTGGACCGACCAGTTCCGGTTAAG GTACCAGTTGCGGTCCCGCAACCAGTTCCGGTGGCAGTTCCGGTCCCCAGGCCTTACCCAGTGATCCAGACTCAAACCGTCCACGTTCCAGTCGACAGGCCCGTCCCAGTCTCGGTTCCAGTGAAGGTGCCAGTGCCTGTGCCCGCCCCGTACCCCGTACAG GTCTCTGTGCCCCATCCAGTTCCAGTCCCAGTCCCACAACCCGTTCCAGTCGCGGTTCCACAGCCCGTGCTCGTTAAGGAAACGGTTCCCGTTGTCGTTTCGGGACACGGTCTTGGCGGCGGTCTTTTATCCGGTCTTGGCGGTCTTGGACACGGTCTTGGACACTAG